The following are from one region of the Cyanobium gracile PCC 6307 genome:
- the rplL gene encoding 50S ribosomal protein L7/L12: protein MSATTDQILEQLKTLSLLEASELVKQIEEAFGVSAAASAGVVVAAAAPGAAAEAVEEQTEFDVILDGFDPAAKIKVLKAVREATGLGLGEAKALVEAAPKAVKEGISKADAEALKKSIEEVGGKVSIK, encoded by the coding sequence ATGTCCGCTACCACCGACCAGATTCTCGAACAACTGAAAACCCTCTCCCTGCTTGAGGCTTCCGAGCTCGTCAAGCAGATCGAAGAGGCCTTCGGCGTGTCCGCCGCCGCTTCCGCCGGCGTTGTCGTGGCCGCCGCCGCCCCCGGCGCTGCCGCTGAGGCGGTCGAGGAGCAGACCGAATTCGACGTCATCCTCGATGGCTTCGATCCGGCCGCCAAGATCAAGGTGCTCAAGGCCGTCCGCGAGGCCACCGGCCTCGGTCTGGGCGAAGCCAAGGCCCTGGTTGAAGCCGCTCCCAAGGCCGTCAAGGAAGGCATCTCCAAGGCCGATGCCGAAGCTCTCAAGAAGAGCATTGAAGAAGTGGGTGGCAAGGTCTCCATCAAGTGA
- a CDS encoding DUF3747 domain-containing protein encodes MQRTYLALAGLALAGAGLPMVQPRLAMAAGLFQSADVDAERFAVLARPVGDNDWTLLVLEQLTPQPACWQARPDGLVDPTLNRFDYTGICNRYLDSNGYSLRVAEQDLGTAYRLRVQQVGSRLELQAITPGTSAILVVGRADIPLRDRDGFVALRLEPGWDLKRRTYGERALSHLYFASATPLEQLIANAGGSPTWRRPLGPGRAQPPALSPIEPAAGEGEDTMALGNSGRAVALQVIPYSGSNSSGEGL; translated from the coding sequence ATGCAGCGAACCTACCTGGCCCTGGCGGGTCTGGCCCTGGCCGGAGCCGGCCTGCCGATGGTCCAGCCCCGGCTGGCCATGGCCGCCGGCCTTTTCCAGAGCGCCGACGTCGACGCCGAACGCTTCGCGGTGCTGGCCCGCCCGGTGGGCGACAACGACTGGACGCTCCTGGTGCTGGAGCAGCTGACCCCGCAGCCCGCCTGCTGGCAGGCCCGCCCGGACGGCCTGGTGGATCCGACCCTCAACCGGTTCGACTACACCGGCATCTGCAACCGCTACCTCGACAGCAACGGCTATTCCCTGCGGGTCGCCGAGCAGGACCTGGGCACCGCCTACCGGTTGCGGGTGCAGCAGGTGGGATCCCGCCTCGAGCTCCAGGCCATCACCCCCGGCACCTCGGCCATCCTCGTGGTGGGCAGGGCCGACATTCCCCTGCGGGATCGCGACGGCTTCGTGGCCCTCAGGCTCGAGCCGGGCTGGGATCTGAAGCGGCGCACCTACGGGGAACGGGCCCTGAGCCACCTCTACTTCGCCAGCGCCACCCCCCTCGAGCAGCTGATCGCCAACGCCGGCGGCTCCCCCACCTGGCGCCGGCCCCTCGGCCCCGGCCGGGCCCAGCCGCCGGCCCTCTCCCCCATCGAACCGGCCGCAGGTGAAGGTGAGGACACCATGGCGCTGGGCAACTCCGGCCGGGCCGTCGCCCTCCAGGTGATCCCCTACAGCGGCAGCAACAGCAGCGGCGAAGGTCTCTGA
- a CDS encoding ribonuclease H family protein yields MGDRPVRVVAAACDGACSGNPGPGGWGALLRFEDGSRRELGGADAATTNNRMELTAALAVLEALRELPRHPDLVLRTDSRYLIDGFEKWMAGWKRKGWRTASGGAVLNRDLWERLDAARLPGLALRHVRGHSGDPDNDRCDTIAVAFSRGQSPALATEARPGRSPEPGAPDAADPEAEVPAAESPALADPLDPAPPSLQQLLSRLELADRLAAGGYSLRAVELARLLEVPTAGLEGKVEPWLWRDWLVRPLGNGCWRLERGAGGLDRPQ; encoded by the coding sequence ATGGGTGATCGACCGGTGCGGGTAGTGGCTGCCGCCTGTGACGGGGCCTGCAGCGGCAACCCCGGCCCGGGGGGCTGGGGCGCCCTGCTGCGCTTCGAGGACGGCTCCCGTCGGGAGCTGGGGGGGGCGGACGCGGCCACCACCAACAACCGCATGGAGCTGACCGCCGCCCTGGCGGTGCTGGAGGCCCTGCGGGAGCTGCCGCGCCACCCGGATCTGGTGCTTCGCACCGACAGCCGCTATCTGATCGACGGCTTCGAGAAGTGGATGGCCGGCTGGAAGCGCAAGGGATGGCGCACCGCCTCCGGTGGCGCCGTGCTCAACCGTGACCTCTGGGAACGGCTGGATGCCGCCCGGCTGCCCGGTCTGGCCCTGCGCCATGTGCGCGGCCACAGCGGGGATCCGGACAACGACCGCTGTGACACGATCGCGGTCGCCTTTTCCCGCGGCCAGTCCCCGGCCCTGGCGACCGAAGCCCGGCCCGGCCGGTCGCCGGAGCCGGGAGCCCCTGACGCCGCCGATCCGGAGGCCGAGGTCCCCGCGGCGGAGTCCCCGGCGCTCGCCGACCCTCTCGATCCGGCCCCGCCGTCGCTCCAGCAGCTGCTCTCCCGGCTGGAGCTGGCCGACCGGCTGGCGGCGGGCGGCTACAGCCTGAGGGCCGTCGAACTCGCCAGGCTGCTGGAGGTGCCCACGGCCGGTCTCGAAGGGAAGGTGGAGCCCTGGCTCTGGCGCGACTGGCTCGTCAGACCCCTGGGCAACGGGTGCTGGCGCCTGGAGCGCGGCGCGGGAGGATTGGACAGGCCGCAGTGA